One Bacteroidota bacterium DNA window includes the following coding sequences:
- a CDS encoding RagB/SusD family nutrient uptake outer membrane protein: MMKKFIYTIIAIAFLGSLSSCGKDALDPTLAQEKDVATSINTADDLQGILLGAYNRITTTAYYGRDVIIIGTIRADESFSDANSGRFQPETEMDMLITSATVGDTWAQIYRVIASANIIIGIDVANITGDAAKINHIIGQAYALRALGHFDLLRIYGQQHVTGGNGVGIPYIKTYKGGPESLLPTRNTVVECKQFIMEDLATAASMMTNSLNNPSKQYMTTYGAKALAARVALYFEDWATAKTLANEVITSGAYSICPANQYAAFWRTDGGVNSIFELAYSGTDNNNINGLSQIFRGNAYGDIRALPELLDIFDDNDVRGGRVGGKAMIDWDPDPTKAFKLRNMGKYPSADYSDNIPLIRYEEVILIYAEAALETGDAGTALTYLNMLTSRRNANAFTVANKANILLERKREFVFEGFRFDDLARTHSSIPLISTLQKHGGPAYGSYKYAFPIPQAEMLANSNMVQNVGFTN; encoded by the coding sequence ATGATGAAAAAATTTATATATACAATAATAGCGATTGCCTTTCTGGGCAGTCTGTCATCTTGTGGCAAAGATGCACTTGATCCTACTTTAGCACAGGAAAAAGACGTTGCTACCAGTATAAATACTGCTGATGATTTACAGGGTATTTTACTTGGTGCATATAACCGAATCACCACTACTGCTTACTATGGCAGAGATGTGATTATTATTGGTACAATTCGTGCAGACGAATCATTCTCTGATGCAAACTCCGGTAGATTTCAACCTGAAACCGAAATGGATATGCTTATTACAAGCGCAACTGTTGGTGATACATGGGCGCAAATTTATAGGGTAATTGCATCCGCAAATATTATAATTGGTATAGACGTAGCTAATATTACAGGCGATGCAGCCAAAATCAACCACATCATCGGACAAGCTTATGCCTTAAGGGCACTAGGTCATTTTGATCTTTTGAGGATTTATGGTCAGCAGCATGTTACAGGTGGTAATGGCGTAGGTATTCCTTATATCAAAACCTATAAAGGAGGCCCTGAATCTTTACTTCCAACCAGAAATACTGTAGTAGAATGTAAACAGTTTATTATGGAGGATTTGGCTACTGCCGCATCTATGATGACTAATAGTTTAAACAATCCTTCAAAACAATATATGACAACTTATGGAGCCAAAGCTTTGGCAGCCCGAGTAGCATTATATTTTGAAGATTGGGCAACTGCAAAAACCCTAGCCAACGAAGTTATTACTTCTGGTGCCTATTCAATTTGCCCGGCAAATCAATATGCTGCTTTCTGGAGAACAGATGGTGGTGTTAATTCAATTTTTGAATTAGCTTACAGTGGTACAGATAACAATAACATCAATGGTTTATCACAAATTTTCCGTGGTAATGCTTATGGTGACATCCGTGCTTTACCTGAACTCCTTGACATTTTTGATGACAATGATGTTAGAGGTGGCAGAGTTGGCGGAAAAGCCATGATCGACTGGGATCCGGATCCAACAAAAGCTTTCAAATTAAGGAACATGGGTAAATATCCATCAGCTGATTATTCAGATAATATTCCTTTAATTCGCTACGAAGAGGTAATTTTAATTTATGCTGAAGCAGCTCTTGAAACAGGTGATGCAGGTACTGCGTTAACTTACCTAAATATGTTGACTTCAAGGAGAAATGCAAATGCTTTTACTGTAGCAAATAAAGCAAATATTTTGCTTGAGAGAAAAAGAGAATTTGTTTTCGAAGGATTTAGATTCGATGATCTTGCTCGTACTCATTCAAGCATTCCTTTGATTAGTACTCTTCAAAAACATGGCGGACCTGCATACGGAAGTTATAAATATGCATTCCCTATTCCACAAGCAGAAATGTTAGCTAACTCCAATATGGTTCAAAACGTTGGTTTTACTAACTAA
- a CDS encoding RagB/SusD family nutrient uptake outer membrane protein, with protein sequence MKNILKGSIILLIMVLVVSCSKDRLDPAPKTALGELQAFDTKDRIVGQVNGMYAMMKVGNFMGGRYFVYNDIRADNFIPKSTNGVTGFATFSHTVVNSTNEVQNLWGAVYAAVNAINIFIEGLDANWDSGKLTGIITEAEYKGYKAEALTLRAISYFSMLQLYAQPYNKNAGSSLGLPLRITAYKTGDGNDMARSSVAEVYTQILADLNAAEASAVANYSTPLLNTTRVHKNTIIAYKTRVYLHMNDFAKVQTEAAKMVSASAPFVASAGVANGLNPTFAGIWASPYTTKESIFSMPFTATNQPGTQNALGHYYHPSSSESHYLEVTGEAYTALAANANDARKAIFQTATVSGTLRYFPGKWLDFTTKSDYAPVIRYAEVLLNYAEAIVRGNNAVSQKAVDLLNAVRTRSYPGGAYTLASFANAQAFQNAIMLERSMEFLGEGIRNMDLLRTLSTIPAKTGVAAVASTSPTYIWPIPETELNINKLMVDN encoded by the coding sequence ATGAAAAATATATTGAAAGGATCAATTATATTATTGATTATGGTTCTGGTTGTGAGTTGTTCAAAAGACAGGCTCGATCCGGCACCAAAAACAGCCTTAGGCGAATTGCAGGCTTTTGATACAAAGGACCGCATTGTTGGCCAGGTGAACGGGATGTATGCAATGATGAAAGTAGGAAACTTTATGGGCGGACGATATTTTGTTTACAATGATATCAGGGCCGATAATTTTATTCCTAAAAGTACAAATGGGGTTACAGGTTTTGCAACTTTTAGTCATACCGTAGTAAACTCGACCAATGAAGTTCAAAATTTATGGGGTGCAGTATATGCTGCCGTAAATGCCATTAATATTTTCATTGAAGGTTTAGATGCAAATTGGGATTCAGGAAAACTTACCGGGATCATTACCGAGGCTGAGTATAAAGGATATAAAGCTGAAGCATTGACTTTAAGAGCAATTTCCTACTTCTCGATGTTACAGTTGTATGCTCAGCCATACAATAAAAACGCTGGTAGCAGTCTTGGGCTTCCATTACGAATCACTGCTTATAAAACCGGTGATGGTAATGATATGGCACGTAGTTCTGTAGCTGAAGTGTATACTCAAATTTTGGCTGATCTTAATGCTGCTGAAGCTTCTGCTGTCGCCAATTATTCAACACCGCTATTGAATACTACACGGGTTCATAAAAATACCATCATAGCCTATAAAACCCGAGTTTATTTACATATGAACGATTTTGCCAAGGTTCAAACCGAAGCTGCAAAAATGGTTTCCGCAAGTGCTCCGTTTGTTGCATCTGCAGGAGTAGCCAATGGGCTGAACCCAACTTTTGCCGGAATCTGGGCAAGTCCTTATACAACTAAGGAATCCATTTTTTCAATGCCCTTTACTGCAACGAATCAACCCGGTACCCAAAACGCATTAGGGCATTATTATCATCCGTCATCCAGTGAATCGCATTATTTAGAAGTGACCGGAGAAGCATATACTGCCTTAGCCGCAAATGCAAATGATGCCCGTAAAGCGATATTTCAAACAGCTACTGTAAGTGGAACACTTCGTTATTTCCCCGGAAAATGGTTAGACTTTACAACTAAATCAGATTATGCCCCTGTTATCAGATATGCAGAGGTTTTGTTGAACTATGCCGAAGCTATTGTAAGAGGAAATAATGCCGTATCGCAAAAAGCAGTTGACCTGCTAAATGCCGTTCGAACCCGCTCTTATCCGGGAGGTGCTTATACATTAGCTAGTTTTGCGAATGCACAGGCATTCCAGAATGCAATAATGCTCGAACGAAGTATGGAATTTTTGGGTGAAGGAATACGCAATATGGATTTGTTAAGAACACTATCTACCATTCCTGCAAAAACCGGTGTGGCAGCCGTGGCTTCAACAAGCCCAACCTATATTTGGCCTATTCCCGAAACCGAACTGAATATTAATAAGTTAATGGTTGACAATTAG
- a CDS encoding TonB-dependent receptor yields MKRFTIIVLFLFLGMHFAFAQGRTITGKVTSAADGSTIPGVQVVVKGTTIGVTTDINGTYSLNVPQSATILEFSFIGMVKREITIGNQTTINVVMEDDLFLLGEVIVVGYGTKGKNEITGSTVQIAGDQLAQIPVTSVDQALQGKVAGLTISTTSGTPGSTQDIRIRGVGSLTAGNEPLFVIDGVPVVNDNFSGSSARTSLSALASLNSSDIESLTVLKDASATSAYGARGSNGVIVITTKRGKSGKTQFAFNSTYGFQNEAVDGRLALTGAQREELMLDALFNTYGPTAGFTRDGALNYYLANTGRDNGKLKAWIDAGRPVANWNDVTDNKDAPVLNLSLSATGGDDVSSFYTSFSYLKQEATVINQEFERMTGTLNFNRNFRKNVKFSTNVNVSNTHQTGFLEGSAYFANPRAGAFFFSPWIQPYDENGEPNLNTAGSNYNFLYLAEHDVTYNDLTRAISNTTLEWEIIKDLKFSSRVSMDYNLAHHKNYQNKNYGDSEPENGTSYASIERNFNSVIQNSFDYQWIYKDNHRFSFKALMEYQKNKSHWLWGYGENVPTDGLTNIDNTSANKDAGSSFDDWMNLSYLGMVNYNYLGRYIADFTFRREGSSRFSPDLRFGSFWSAGAAWNMSQENFLSDMDWISNLRIRASYGVSGSSAIGINGYQALLAYDANYDDNGAVYPSQYGNINLTWEKNKNYDLGIDFGFFDNKVNGSFAYFHKKTYDLLQNVPLSRTTGHNSITQNIGAMINKGVEFIVNVELVRSTDLNVSATFNIGTVDNEVTELALDGNGEEINISTATRRIATGHVMNEWYMKKWAGVDPANGFPLWYLNGVDGATTSVYAEALATWQGKSAIPTHSGGFGAHVDYKGFFLDANMSFSGGNQVFEDWSRYMHNAGTLVTYNYNGVQDLMERWQKPGDITNVPRMSWDNGKLASNTSTRFLYDGDYMRLKDIVFGYDFPETIISKFKISGLRAYVRGTNLWTWVKDKDLKYDPEVQASGFTGLTTPPIKSIVFGLNVKF; encoded by the coding sequence ATGAAACGATTTACAATTATTGTATTATTCCTGTTCCTGGGTATGCATTTCGCATTTGCTCAGGGTAGAACTATCACCGGTAAGGTGACTAGTGCAGCGGATGGTTCTACAATACCTGGTGTTCAGGTCGTTGTTAAAGGAACCACCATTGGTGTAACAACCGACATAAACGGAACATATAGCTTAAATGTTCCCCAATCTGCAACCATTCTTGAATTTTCATTCATTGGGATGGTAAAACGAGAAATAACCATCGGCAATCAAACAACAATTAATGTTGTAATGGAGGATGATTTGTTTCTTCTGGGTGAAGTTATTGTAGTTGGTTATGGAACCAAAGGTAAAAACGAAATCACCGGTTCAACCGTTCAGATTGCCGGAGATCAACTTGCGCAAATTCCTGTAACTTCAGTTGACCAAGCCCTACAAGGTAAAGTGGCCGGTTTAACCATTTCTACTACTTCAGGTACTCCCGGATCTACCCAGGATATCCGGATCAGGGGGGTTGGTTCACTTACGGCAGGTAATGAACCTTTATTTGTTATTGATGGGGTTCCTGTTGTAAATGATAACTTTTCCGGATCATCTGCAAGAACTTCATTAAGTGCGCTTGCTTCTTTGAACAGTTCAGATATTGAATCTTTAACCGTTTTGAAAGATGCTTCTGCAACTTCAGCTTATGGAGCCCGTGGATCTAATGGGGTAATTGTAATTACCACCAAAAGAGGTAAGTCAGGTAAAACACAATTTGCTTTTAATTCTACTTACGGTTTTCAAAATGAAGCAGTTGATGGTAGGTTGGCTTTAACAGGTGCTCAGCGTGAAGAATTAATGCTGGATGCACTTTTTAATACTTACGGCCCAACTGCCGGTTTTACCAGAGATGGTGCGCTTAATTATTACCTGGCCAATACCGGCAGGGATAATGGTAAACTAAAAGCATGGATCGATGCAGGGAGACCTGTAGCTAATTGGAACGACGTAACCGATAATAAAGATGCACCGGTATTGAACCTTTCATTATCTGCAACAGGTGGAGATGATGTATCGTCTTTCTACACTTCTTTTAGTTATTTGAAACAAGAAGCAACTGTTATCAATCAGGAATTTGAAAGAATGACCGGTACTTTAAATTTTAACAGAAACTTCAGAAAAAACGTTAAATTCTCTACAAATGTGAATGTTTCAAACACACATCAAACCGGATTCCTTGAAGGTAGTGCATATTTTGCCAATCCTCGTGCCGGAGCATTCTTCTTTTCACCATGGATTCAGCCTTATGATGAAAACGGTGAACCCAACTTAAATACAGCCGGTTCAAACTATAATTTTCTGTATTTAGCAGAACATGACGTAACCTATAATGATTTAACACGTGCGATTTCAAACACAACTCTTGAATGGGAAATCATCAAAGATTTGAAATTCTCTTCCCGAGTCAGCATGGACTATAACCTTGCTCATCATAAAAACTATCAAAACAAAAACTATGGAGATTCAGAGCCGGAAAATGGTACCTCTTATGCTTCTATCGAAAGAAACTTTAATTCGGTAATACAAAATTCATTCGATTATCAATGGATATATAAGGACAACCATCGCTTTTCATTTAAAGCGTTAATGGAGTATCAAAAGAATAAAAGCCATTGGTTGTGGGGATACGGTGAAAACGTACCTACCGATGGATTGACCAATATCGACAATACCAGTGCCAACAAAGATGCCGGATCTAGTTTTGACGACTGGATGAACTTATCTTATTTAGGCATGGTTAACTATAACTATTTAGGCCGATATATTGCCGACTTTACATTCAGACGTGAGGGTTCATCAAGATTTTCTCCGGATTTACGTTTTGGTAGTTTCTGGTCAGCAGGTGCCGCATGGAATATGAGTCAGGAAAACTTCCTTTCTGATATGGATTGGATCAGCAATTTAAGAATTAGGGCATCTTATGGTGTAAGCGGTAGTTCTGCGATTGGAATTAACGGATACCAGGCTTTATTAGCGTATGATGCTAACTATGATGATAATGGAGCCGTTTACCCGAGCCAGTACGGAAACATTAATCTAACATGGGAGAAAAATAAAAACTATGATTTAGGTATTGATTTTGGATTCTTCGATAATAAGGTTAATGGATCTTTTGCTTACTTCCACAAGAAAACTTATGACTTATTGCAAAATGTACCATTGTCGCGTACAACCGGTCACAATTCAATAACACAAAATATTGGTGCCATGATTAACAAAGGAGTCGAATTCATTGTTAATGTGGAACTTGTTCGTTCAACTGATTTAAATGTTAGTGCTACCTTTAATATTGGTACCGTTGATAATGAGGTTACTGAGTTGGCTTTGGATGGAAATGGTGAAGAAATTAATATTTCAACTGCTACCCGAAGAATTGCTACGGGTCATGTTATGAACGAATGGTACATGAAAAAATGGGCCGGAGTTGATCCTGCTAATGGTTTTCCGCTTTGGTACCTGAATGGTGTTGACGGTGCTACTACCAGTGTTTACGCAGAGGCTCTGGCTACATGGCAAGGTAAGAGTGCAATTCCAACTCATTCAGGAGGTTTTGGTGCCCATGTTGATTATAAAGGATTCTTCTTAGATGCAAATATGTCATTCTCGGGAGGAAACCAGGTTTTTGAAGACTGGTCACGTTATATGCACAATGCAGGAACTTTAGTTACCTACAATTATAATGGTGTTCAGGATTTGATGGAAAGATGGCAAAAACCAGGTGACATCACTAATGTTCCAAGAATGTCGTGGGATAACGGAAAACTTGCTTCAAATACATCAACCCGATTCTTATATGATGGAGATTATATGAGGTTAAAAGATATCGTTTTTGGGTATGATTTCCCGGAAACAATAATCTCTAAGTTCAAGATTTCAGGATTGAGGGCCTATGTTAGAGGAACCAATTTATGGACCTGGGTAAAAGATAAAGATTTAAAATATGACCCTGAAGTTCAGGCTTCTGGTTTCACAGGATTGACCACTCCTCCTATTAAATCTATTGTTTTTGGTTTAAACGTAAAATTTTAA
- a CDS encoding TetR/AcrR family transcriptional regulator yields the protein MEKDINETTESHILNVAHEVFLKKGLDGTRMQEIADEAGINKSLLHYYYRTKQKLFEKVFKAAFKHFFPIVQANIIADIPLFEKIKIFVETYYTILQKNPYIPAFVIHELNRNSANVTEVFKSIFQENNLEVDLMFDELNRQIQVEVEKGKIISIDARQLIVNILALCIFPFVAKPIIKGILLENNEIKYKAFIEERKSAVSQFIINAISV from the coding sequence ATGGAAAAAGATATCAATGAAACAACAGAAAGCCATATTCTTAATGTGGCTCACGAGGTCTTTTTAAAAAAAGGATTAGATGGAACAAGGATGCAAGAGATTGCTGATGAAGCTGGAATAAATAAATCCCTTTTACATTACTATTACAGAACAAAGCAAAAATTATTTGAGAAGGTATTTAAGGCAGCATTTAAACACTTCTTTCCCATCGTCCAGGCAAATATAATAGCCGATATTCCTTTATTTGAGAAAATTAAAATCTTTGTAGAAACTTATTACACCATCCTTCAAAAGAATCCATACATTCCTGCCTTTGTGATCCATGAATTAAATCGAAACTCTGCGAATGTAACAGAAGTATTTAAATCTATTTTTCAGGAAAATAATTTGGAGGTTGACCTGATGTTTGATGAATTAAACAGGCAAATACAAGTAGAAGTGGAAAAAGGTAAAATCATTTCAATTGACGCCAGGCAATTGATCGTAAATATTCTTGCATTATGTATTTTTCCCTTTGTTGCCAAACCAATAATTAAAGGAATATTGCTGGAAAATAACGAAATAAAATATAAAGCGTTTATTGAGGAAAGAAAAAGTGCAGTTAGTCAGTTTATAATTAATGCAATATCAGTATGA
- a CDS encoding TolC family protein: MIKKIMIWFIVIWPGFLLSQNTPSVNLNQCLTNASVNYPLANQKQLLIAANNLKLQNIKTGFLPQFMLNGQVSYQSDVTSLPISIPGMNIPETSKDWYKLNVDISQLIYDGGALNKQKEFEQANTDIEVQNIEIALYKVKELVQTAYFNIILLNENKKAILLLQNELGEKLNTIISAVENGVMLASNRDNLMAELLKIEQNIFELDLGIESSIKNLNILTGLQLTVNDEFIIPETKIVSDEDKIRPELALFDLQISKISLLKEMTSLRRKPMVLGFGQAGFGRPALNMLSNDFEPYFVVGAKLSWKILDWGKTKNELKTLDIQSQMVNSNKEVFDTNLELLLIKKQSEIQRLESLILKDNQIVNLKRNVARASSSQFDNGLITSTEYLLEKNAETKAIMSLQLHQVQLSYAKIDYEYTMGKLN, encoded by the coding sequence ATGATAAAGAAAATAATGATATGGTTCATCGTAATTTGGCCAGGATTTTTGTTATCTCAGAATACGCCAAGTGTGAACCTGAATCAATGTTTAACCAATGCTTCAGTAAATTATCCTTTAGCGAATCAAAAGCAATTATTGATCGCGGCTAACAATCTTAAACTTCAAAATATTAAAACAGGATTTTTGCCGCAATTTATGCTAAACGGGCAGGTTTCATATCAATCAGATGTAACCAGCTTACCAATTAGTATACCGGGTATGAATATCCCTGAAACAAGTAAAGATTGGTATAAATTAAATGTTGATATTTCGCAACTAATCTATGATGGCGGTGCTTTAAACAAACAAAAAGAATTTGAACAAGCCAATACTGACATTGAAGTTCAAAACATCGAAATAGCATTGTATAAGGTTAAGGAGCTGGTTCAAACTGCCTATTTTAATATCATTCTGCTTAACGAAAACAAAAAGGCCATTTTGCTGCTGCAAAACGAATTGGGAGAGAAATTAAACACCATCATATCTGCTGTCGAGAATGGGGTAATGTTGGCTTCAAACAGGGATAATTTAATGGCAGAGTTGCTTAAAATTGAACAAAATATTTTTGAGCTGGACTTGGGTATTGAGTCGTCAATAAAAAACCTGAATATTTTAACCGGACTTCAGTTAACGGTAAATGACGAATTTATAATTCCTGAAACCAAAATTGTTTCAGATGAGGATAAAATACGCCCGGAATTGGCACTTTTCGACCTGCAAATATCAAAAATCAGTCTGCTTAAAGAAATGACAAGTTTAAGAAGAAAACCAATGGTTTTAGGGTTTGGGCAAGCAGGATTTGGGCGTCCGGCTTTGAATATGTTATCAAATGATTTTGAGCCCTATTTTGTTGTGGGTGCTAAATTGAGCTGGAAAATATTGGATTGGGGAAAAACAAAAAATGAGCTTAAAACACTGGATATCCAGTCGCAAATGGTTAACAGTAATAAAGAAGTTTTTGATACCAATCTGGAATTGTTGTTGATCAAAAAGCAAAGTGAAATACAACGATTGGAAAGCTTGATATTGAAAGACAATCAAATTGTAAATTTGAAAAGAAATGTTGCCAGAGCATCGTCATCGCAATTTGACAATGGTTTAATAACATCAACCGAATATTTATTGGAAAAAAATGCTGAAACCAAAGCAATCATGAGCCTTCAGCTACATCAGGTTCAATTAAGTTATGCGAAAATCGATTATGAATACACAATGGGTAAACTCAATTAG